In the genome of Candidatus Binataceae bacterium, the window CGCATTTCCGGTGCAGGCCGACGTCACCAACATGGGCGATTTGTGGGCCACGCGCAGCTACGTGATCGAGCAGATGGGGGGCAAGCCGCCGAACCTGTTGATCTGCAACTCCGGGCTGACGGAGAAGGGCTACGCGCTCGGCCGGGCGCTGAAAGAGATCCCGGACGAATCGCGCGCGATGCGCCGCGCGCGGGTGCGCCAGCATTTTCTCGAGAGCCTCCACGAATCGCGTCTCGTGTTGAATACCAAGATCGACGGTTTCCTCGCGCTGACCCATCTGTGGGCGGGGGAGGCGGTCTATCATCAGGAGCCTTTGCAGCTCATCTACGTCTCCTCGCGCCAGGCGATCGACCCGGGAGCCAGCGTGCCGGGCTACGTGATCAGCAACTGGGGCGTGCTCCAGCTGCCGAACGTGCTCGCCGTCAACCTGGGGCAGAACGCCAAGTTCGTATTTTCCGCCTGCATCCTGCTGCCCTTCGTCCGCACCAGCATGACCGACCAGTACGCGGACAATCCGCGGGTGTTCGGGCGATGGCAGCCGCGGATGCTCGAGCCCAACGAGGCCGCCAAGGCCTTCCTGCAATTGCTCGCGCGGCCGGGGGCCGAGCTCGACCGGGGATTGTTCGAACTGATGGTCGAGGGCGCTCCGGACAAGGTGGATGTGACCTGGAAGCGCGTCGAACTGGACGTGCGCGAGGAGCCGATGGAATGGAGCCGCAGTGGGTCGCTGCAGTTCCACGGCCAGCATCGGCCGGCGAAGAAGTAACCGGGCCGGAGCGCCGCTGACCGGGATTGGCTATGAGCCGACGGCGCGTCGCCTTATCCCCGGCCGGAAAAGCACGCGGCGAGACGTGCATCTTTTGGTGCGCGTCCCGCCGCGTGCGCCAGAGTCCCGGCGTGCCTACTCGGGCGCTTTTGCGCCAGACGGCGGCGCGGCCGCTGCCCCGCCTGCGGGCGCGCCGGCCGCCCCCGGCGGCGCGCCCACGGTGCGGCGCTGGTAGCCGGCCGGCGCCGTGAAGCTGTCGTCCGGCAGATCGCGCGTCGAGACCTTGGTCACGACTGTTTTAGTCGTTTGCGGCCCCTGCTTGGCGATCATTTCCTTCAGCTTTGTGGCCTGCTCGGGCGCCATCCCGGGAATGGAGATCCCAGGCTTGATCTGGCGCGTGGAATCCATCGTGAGCGGAATCCCTGCGGGCATCTTTCCCGCCATCGCATTGGCGCTCTTCAGCTTGAGGCCCATCGCCTTGGTGAATTCGGAGAACTCGGCAGCTCCGGGCGCGACGGTCGAGAAGCATCCGGAGGTCTCGACCGTGGCCATCGTGGTCTGCCCGGCGCCGCTGTACTCGTCGCATGCGTAGTCCAGCACCTTGGTGGACTTGCCGGTCTTCTTGAAATTGAGGTCGAGCTGCTGGCCGGGCGCGTTCGACATCCCGCGCGGCGGAAAGGGCATCTCCGCGTAGGCCTTCTGGTTCGGATCGATCAGCATCATGGTGCCCTTGTCGAGATCGATCACGAAGATGTTTCGTTCGCTGATCATCTTCTCCCGATGTCCCTGCACGAGCACCTGGCGAGTATGGCTCACGGCGGGCTGGCTGCCCTGGGTGGTGGTCACCTGCTCGTCGATCACGACGCCGGCGCGCGCGCGGCCGCAAAGGCCCGTCATCGACAGCACGCAGGCAACGATTGCGATCGTCTGTTTCATAACGACTGTTCCCCCGGCGCGCTGCTGATTTCCAAAACGCGGGGAGAACCTGCGGTCTCGCGGTCGGCGCGCTCGACGACCAGGCGATGAACGGTCAGGCTCGTGAGTCCGAAACACACCCAAACCATCTCCTTGAACCTGCGCAGCAGCCCTACCGCAAAGCCGACGTCGGCCGGATAGCCGAGCATCGCCATTACCAGCGCCTTGCCGCCCTCCTGGCTGACGAGCTTGGCCGGAATCATGAACGTGGCCCGCTCTATCAACTGGCCGAAGACCTCGACCAGCACCGCGATTTGCCAGCTCACGGGCTCGTGGAGCAGCGTTAGCAGGATATAAATCTCGACCGGGCCGAGGCTCCACGCGACCAGGTAGCACAGGCAGGAGACGGCGAGGCGCCAGCGATGGCGTGCGTAGAATTCGAGCAGCCGCGCGTCGGCCTCGGCGGCGGCCTGGCGCATCTCGTCGTTGGCGATTCGCGAGAGGTCCAGATGCACCGCGGCGCACCACAGATGCGAGAAGGGCCGCTTGGTTTGGACATAGAAGAAGCCCGCGGCGAGCGCGATCGCGAGCCCGAGACCGCCGAGCGCCGGCCCGAGCAGGTGATGGAACCGGGCTTCGAAAGGCAGCACCGTCAGCATTCCGCCGGTGATGAAACCCACCTGGCCGAGCATCTCGGCCAGCGCCGCGACCACCACCGTTACGAGGCCGGCCGCCATCGCGAGCTTGTGCCGCACCATCATCGCCATCACGAACTGGCCGCCGAGCTGCGCCGACGGGGTCACATAATCGACGGCTTCGCCGGCGATCCGTGCCGCGAACAATTCGCCGAGGCCGAGCGTTTTGGGGCAGTTATCGATCGTGACGCGCCATCCGAGCGTGT includes:
- a CDS encoding SDR family oxidoreductase codes for the protein MAFTVQPESFRFENEFRSGVDGKRVLITGAGKDGGLGQAFGLAAGLNGAASVGVHFHSSYSDGFDLVNALRDLGVNAFPVQADVTNMGDLWATRSYVIEQMGGKPPNLLICNSGLTEKGYALGRALKEIPDESRAMRRARVRQHFLESLHESRLVLNTKIDGFLALTHLWAGEAVYHQEPLQLIYVSSRQAIDPGASVPGYVISNWGVLQLPNVLAVNLGQNAKFVFSACILLPFVRTSMTDQYADNPRVFGRWQPRMLEPNEAAKAFLQLLARPGAELDRGLFELMVEGAPDKVDVTWKRVELDVREEPMEWSRSGSLQFHGQHRPAKK
- a CDS encoding lysylphosphatidylglycerol synthase domain-containing protein, whose translation is MRRIETLIVLLALGFYAWFLHRFGWADVLHYVRVAGWGLVLTVALEAVARLANTLGWRVTIDNCPKTLGLGELFAARIAGEAVDYVTPSAQLGGQFVMAMMVRHKLAMAAGLVTVVVAALAEMLGQVGFITGGMLTVLPFEARFHHLLGPALGGLGLAIALAAGFFYVQTKRPFSHLWCAAVHLDLSRIANDEMRQAAAEADARLLEFYARHRWRLAVSCLCYLVAWSLGPVEIYILLTLLHEPVSWQIAVLVEVFGQLIERATFMIPAKLVSQEGGKALVMAMLGYPADVGFAVGLLRRFKEMVWVCFGLTSLTVHRLVVERADRETAGSPRVLEISSAPGEQSL